The Sardina pilchardus chromosome 19, fSarPil1.1, whole genome shotgun sequence genome window below encodes:
- the LOC134066594 gene encoding tumor necrosis factor-like has product MAQDMQSAVLEVGLLGAEAVEEETEMMAASRTSKSRRIDLALLAVGLCAASAIFFTIHNQKREITEGSEDLKHNLRQISKRHSGTNQMAIHLEGEKGDNTVTWSVDTNQAFERGLKLVDNEIVIPKKGMYFVYNQVSFRIRNCGPDQDQLSQAVMRKSKVFDGRRPLLRTTCSSCERMSAQEDEYWYGAINLGAAFSLEEGDQLSTITEPLASVEDESGKTFFGVFAL; this is encoded by the exons ATGGCCCAAGACATGCAGAGCGCTGTTCTGGAGGTTGGGCTGCTGGGAGCTGAAGCCGTGGAGGAGGAAACGGAGATGATGGCCGCCTCGCGGACCTCAAAGAGCCGGAGGATTGATTTGGCTCTACTGGCCGTAGGACTGTGTGCTGCTTCTGCCATCTTCTTCACAATCCACAACCAG AAACGAGAGATCACAGAGGGTAGTGAAG ATTTGAAACACAATTTGAGACAAATCTCTAAAAGACACAGTGGGACCAACCAAATGGCCATTCATTTAGAAG GAGAAAAGGGTGACAACACTGTGACATGGAGTGTCGACACCAACCAGGCCTTCGAAAGGGGCCTGAAACTGGTGGACAATGAGATCGTTATTCCCAAGAAGGGCATGTACTTCGTCTACAACCAGGTGTCCTTCCGCATCCGCAACTGTGGCCCCGACCAGGACCAGCTGAGCCAAGCAGTTATGCGCAAGTCGAAGGTGTTCGACGGAAGGCGACCGCTGCTGCGTACGACGTGCTCCAGCTGCGAGCGCATGTCGGCCCAGGAGGACGAGTACTGGTACGGCGCCATCAACCTGGGAGCCGCCTTCAGCCTGGAGGAGGGCGACCAGCTGAGCACCATCACGGAGCCCTTGGCCTCCGTGGAAGATGAGAGTGGGAAGACCTTCTTTGGAGTGTTTgctctctaa